GCGACCCTGTTTGGGCTGTTTTGGTTGATCTGGATCCTGTGGACCACGGCAACCAAGGGCTTCGCCGCGCTCAAGTGGGACCTGATCTTCAAGATGACGCCGCCGCCTGGCGCCGATGGGGGCTTGGCAAACGCCTTGTTTGGCAGCCTGTTGATGAGTGTGGTCGCAATTCTGCTCGGAACCCCCATCGGGATTGCCGCCGGAACGTACCTGGCGGAATACGTGAACAGCCATCGGATCGGCGCGGTGATCCGCTTCGTGAACGACATCCTGCTTTCTGCGCCTTCCATCGTGTTGGGCCTGTTCGTCTACGAACTGGTCGTCCGGCAAACGGGGCATTTCTCCGGCTGGGCGGGCGCCATCGCGTTGGCATTCATCGTTCTGCCGGTTGTGGTCCGTACCACCGACGAAATGCTGCAACTGGTGCCCAGCCAAATGCGCGAGGCTGCGCTGGCATTGGGGGTGCCCCAATGGAAAGTGACGGTT
The sequence above is drawn from the Achromobacter xylosoxidans genome and encodes:
- the pstA gene encoding phosphate ABC transporter permease PstA; the encoded protein is MTPQGLRLQRMRTARNLVSVALSMAATLFGLFWLIWILWTTATKGFAALKWDLIFKMTPPPGADGGLANALFGSLLMSVVAILLGTPIGIAAGTYLAEYVNSHRIGAVIRFVNDILLSAPSIVLGLFVYELVVRQTGHFSGWAGAIALAFIVLPVVVRTTDEMLQLVPSQMREAALALGVPQWKVTVQVLFRAALPGITTGVLLALARISGETAPLLFTALNNQYWNADLSAPMASVPAVIFQYAMSPYESWHALAWAGAFVVTMFVLLLSLLSRAILSRNKVNHD